In a genomic window of Coprococcus eutactus:
- a CDS encoding DUF3737 family protein, with amino-acid sequence MDKKEEKKIIRQEFLTGERALFMGKNLDIYDTIFDDGESPLKESRGINLYGSMFKWKYPLWYSKNIVAEDCHWFEMARAGVWYTDNIAVRRALIQAPKNFRRCKGLELTDVTFTNAEETLWSCDDVTMDHVTAKGDYFAMNSNNMKIDDLKLDGNYSFDGCRNVEIRNSNLLSKDAFWNTENVTVYDSFISGEYLGWNAKNLTLINCTIESLQGMCYIDNLVMKNCKLINTTLAFEYSTVDADICSKIDSVMNPTSGTIKAKHIDNLIIEKDKVDPSKTKIIVQD; translated from the coding sequence ATGGATAAGAAAGAAGAAAAGAAAATCATAAGACAGGAGTTTCTGACAGGTGAGAGAGCTCTTTTCATGGGAAAAAATCTCGATATATATGATACGATATTTGACGACGGCGAGTCTCCGCTTAAGGAGAGCCGCGGCATAAATCTGTACGGCAGCATGTTCAAATGGAAGTATCCGCTGTGGTACAGCAAGAACATTGTTGCGGAGGATTGCCACTGGTTTGAGATGGCGAGAGCCGGAGTCTGGTACACTGATAATATCGCGGTGAGGCGTGCACTCATCCAGGCGCCAAAGAACTTCCGCAGATGTAAAGGGCTGGAGCTTACGGATGTGACATTCACCAATGCGGAGGAGACACTGTGGAGCTGCGATGACGTGACAATGGACCACGTGACAGCAAAGGGCGACTATTTTGCCATGAACAGCAATAATATGAAGATAGATGACCTGAAGCTTGACGGCAACTATTCATTTGACGGATGCAGGAATGTAGAGATAAGAAACTCCAATCTGCTTTCAAAGGATGCATTCTGGAACACAGAGAATGTGACCGTATATGATTCATTCATATCGGGCGAGTATCTTGGCTGGAACGCAAAGAACCTCACCCTGATAAACTGCACCATCGAGAGCCTTCAGGGAATGTGCTACATCGACAACCTTGTGATGAAGAACTGCAAGCTCATCAACACAACACTTGCATTTGAATATTCAACAGTGGATGCCGACATCTGCAGCAAGATAGACAGTGTCATGAACCCGACATCAGGAACCATCAAAGCCAAGCACATTGACAACCTGATAATAGAAAAAGACAAAGTAGATCCGTCAAAGACAAAAATAATAGTACAGGACTAA
- a CDS encoding DUF3592 domain-containing protein has product MILTSGDSISIFFRLLPYTTYIIPIASFIIAVVIGLSIRGKACRIERDYTRTSADITSVRRFSKRTHINYAYRDQSGVLHNGFLSVRGITNYNSMSSIAIYYNPNNPSVSYTERTMNSDKNAPFIYGGAVLLGTLVFLWRRR; this is encoded by the coding sequence ATGATTTTAACATCGGGTGATTCTATCAGTATTTTTTTCAGACTATTACCTTATACGACTTACATTATTCCAATAGCATCATTCATCATAGCTGTGGTCATCGGCCTTTCCATACGGGGTAAGGCATGCCGTATCGAGCGGGACTATACCAGAACATCCGCCGATATCACATCTGTCAGAAGATTCAGTAAAAGAACCCATATCAACTATGCATACCGCGACCAGTCCGGAGTATTGCACAATGGTTTTCTTTCCGTCCGCGGTATAACAAATTACAACTCCATGTCGTCCATCGCAATATATTACAACCCGAATAATCCATCCGTATCTTATACGGAAAGAACTATGAACAGTGACAAAAATGCACCATTCATCTATGGTGGTGCGGTTCTGCTTGGAACTCTCGTATTTTTATGGAGAAGGCGCTGA
- a CDS encoding NAD(P)/FAD-dependent oxidoreductase → MRDLVIVGSGPAGLSAAVYAKRAMMDVVVLEKEAFSGGQIVNTEQVDNYLGLPGISGFDMGMKFREHADTFGVEFDDREVTAIEDHGDHKKVSLEDGRSIETKAVLIATGAKHRKLGVPGEEEFTGAGVSYCATCDGAFFKNKEVAVVGGGNIALEDALYLSKMCSKVHLIHRRAEFRGEKILGAQVLETENIEFHPFAQVTEIGGTPGKLELKVAVKTPTAAGGQADAGANVNASSEETSAFGSHDFTLPVAGVFIAIGTSPITDFLGDVVELDDAGYVAAGETGQTSTQGIFAAGDVRTKAVRQVATAVGDGAAVIHYVEEYLNGLKNK, encoded by the coding sequence ATGAGAGATTTGGTTATTGTGGGCAGCGGCCCTGCGGGTCTGTCCGCCGCAGTCTACGCCAAGAGGGCGATGATGGATGTGGTGGTACTGGAGAAGGAGGCATTCTCCGGCGGGCAGATCGTGAATACAGAGCAGGTTGACAACTACCTTGGACTGCCGGGCATAAGCGGCTTTGACATGGGTATGAAGTTCAGAGAACACGCGGATACATTTGGCGTGGAGTTTGATGACAGAGAGGTGACAGCCATCGAGGATCACGGCGATCACAAGAAGGTCAGCTTGGAGGATGGCAGAAGCATAGAGACAAAGGCGGTTCTGATAGCCACGGGTGCAAAGCACAGAAAGCTTGGCGTTCCCGGTGAGGAGGAATTCACAGGGGCAGGAGTTTCTTACTGTGCCACATGTGATGGGGCGTTCTTCAAGAACAAAGAAGTCGCAGTCGTGGGCGGAGGCAATATAGCCCTTGAGGATGCCCTATATCTGTCAAAGATGTGCAGCAAGGTACATCTGATCCATAGAAGGGCTGAGTTCAGAGGTGAGAAAATACTTGGTGCGCAGGTGCTTGAGACTGAGAATATAGAATTTCACCCATTTGCGCAGGTGACAGAGATAGGCGGAACACCGGGCAAGCTGGAGCTCAAGGTTGCTGTGAAGACACCGACAGCAGCGGGCGGACAGGCAGATGCAGGGGCAAATGTCAATGCATCTAGTGAAGAAACATCAGCATTTGGCAGCCACGATTTCACACTTCCGGTAGCCGGTGTATTTATAGCAATAGGCACAAGCCCGATCACAGATTTTCTTGGTGACGTCGTGGAGCTTGATGACGCTGGTTACGTTGCAGCGGGCGAGACCGGACAGACCAGCACACAGGGAATATTTGCCGCGGGAGATGTGAGGACCAAGGCGGTGCGCCAGGTGGCGACAGCAGTCGGAGACGGTGCAGCAGTTATCCATTATGTAGAGGAATACCTGAATGGGTTAAAAAATAAATAG
- the hemB gene encoding porphobilinogen synthase → MIRLRRLRGSEAIRNMVRENRVNKEDLVYPMFVAEGTGIKNPVDSMPGIYQYSLDTFEEELRRVADAGISAVLLFGIPAHKDEVGSSAYDDQGIMQKAVRRIKELYPDMIVIADICLCEYTSHGHCGIIHDGKILNDETLPYLGKMAVSLAKAGADMVAPSDMMDGHTAYIRKALDDNGLTDVLIMGYSAKFASGYYAPFRDAAHSAPQFGDRRTYQMDPANGREALRECEADIAEGADIIMVKPALAYLDVVKDVRNHTDYPIAVYNVSGEYSMVKAAAANGWIDEKRIVMENMTAMKRAGAGIIITYHAIDVAHWLESESI, encoded by the coding sequence GAAATATGGTTAGAGAGAACAGGGTTAACAAGGAGGATCTTGTATATCCGATGTTTGTGGCGGAGGGCACAGGAATCAAGAATCCGGTAGACTCCATGCCGGGAATATACCAGTATTCACTTGACACATTTGAGGAGGAGCTTCGCAGAGTGGCGGACGCCGGAATCAGCGCGGTTCTCCTGTTCGGCATACCGGCTCACAAGGATGAGGTGGGCAGCAGCGCGTACGACGACCAGGGAATCATGCAGAAAGCGGTCAGGAGGATAAAAGAGCTGTATCCGGACATGATAGTCATAGCGGACATTTGTCTGTGTGAGTACACATCACACGGTCACTGCGGAATTATACATGACGGCAAGATACTCAACGATGAGACTCTTCCATATCTGGGCAAGATGGCTGTATCCCTTGCAAAGGCCGGCGCGGACATGGTGGCTCCATCAGATATGATGGATGGACATACCGCTTACATCAGAAAGGCACTTGACGACAACGGGCTGACGGATGTACTGATCATGGGTTACAGTGCGAAATTTGCATCTGGTTACTATGCACCATTTCGCGATGCGGCACATTCTGCACCACAGTTTGGAGACAGAAGGACATACCAGATGGATCCCGCAAATGGCAGGGAGGCTCTGAGAGAGTGCGAGGCGGATATCGCCGAGGGAGCAGACATAATCATGGTCAAGCCGGCACTTGCTTATCTGGATGTAGTCAAGGATGTGAGAAACCACACGGACTATCCGATAGCTGTGTACAATGTCAGCGGCGAGTACTCCATGGTCAAGGCAGCTGCGGCAAATGGCTGGATAGACGAGAAGAGGATCGTAATGGAAAACATGACAGCCATGAAGCGTGCCGGAGCAGGGATCATCATAACCTATCACGCCATAGACGTGGCACATTGGCTTGAGTCGGAATCAATATGA
- a CDS encoding MATE family efflux transporter: MSSSENLLKDMISGKSMTASQQIGLTVRLSIPAILAQISSIVMQYIDASMVGRLGANASGAIGLVSSTTWLFGGLCIAVTTGFTVQIAQAVGAGEDKSARNIMKQGLIIALCISVILALIAAVISTPLPSWLGGEAAIQKMASQYFLVYMLGLPALQMNSIAGGMHQSSGNMRLPGILNVMCCVMDVIFNLFFIFPTRIVNLSIPFLSSVRLAGSQMAGTVQAGAFGSHLSTLVQSETTMNGLTFTMPGLGLGVAGAALGTITAEAVTCAIMVTTLLWKNKTLHLRKGEHLRFHRDTLTKAVKIGAPVGLEQMVMCSAYVMSTKIVSPLGTIAIAANSFAVTAESFCYMPGYGVQAAATTLVGQCVGAGQKQLSRRMAWITMGLGVSVMTLGGVLMYIAAPAMIGVLTPNEEIRNLGAAVLRIEAFAEPFYAASIVASGALRGAGDTLVPSCMNFASMWCVRIPLAAILAPRVGLYGVWIAMCVELCFRGILFTTRLKRERWMRVFDEN, translated from the coding sequence ATGAGTAGCAGTGAAAACTTGCTGAAGGACATGATATCTGGAAAGTCCATGACCGCATCCCAGCAGATAGGACTTACGGTCAGGCTCAGTATCCCGGCGATCCTTGCCCAGATCTCGTCCATTGTCATGCAGTACATCGATGCATCCATGGTGGGGCGTCTTGGTGCAAATGCATCGGGAGCCATCGGACTTGTCTCGTCCACGACATGGCTGTTTGGCGGGCTATGCATTGCGGTGACTACAGGATTTACAGTGCAGATAGCCCAGGCTGTGGGGGCCGGTGAGGATAAATCTGCCAGAAATATCATGAAACAGGGACTCATAATAGCCCTGTGCATAAGCGTCATACTCGCACTCATTGCAGCAGTGATAAGCACACCGCTTCCGAGCTGGCTCGGCGGTGAAGCTGCCATACAGAAGATGGCAAGCCAGTATTTCCTTGTGTATATGCTGGGACTTCCCGCTCTGCAGATGAACAGCATAGCGGGCGGCATGCACCAGAGCTCCGGAAATATGAGACTCCCGGGTATACTGAATGTCATGTGCTGCGTTATGGATGTGATTTTTAATTTGTTCTTTATATTCCCGACAAGAATTGTAAATTTAAGTATTCCGTTTTTATCCAGCGTAAGGCTGGCTGGTTCTCAGATGGCAGGAACGGTTCAGGCAGGAGCCTTTGGTTCCCATTTGTCAACACTTGTGCAGTCTGAAACCACGATGAATGGTCTGACATTTACCATGCCGGGACTTGGCCTTGGCGTTGCTGGGGCGGCGCTTGGAACCATCACGGCGGAGGCTGTCACCTGTGCCATCATGGTCACTACACTTCTGTGGAAGAACAAGACACTTCACTTAAGAAAGGGCGAACACTTAAGATTTCACAGGGATACCCTTACCAAGGCGGTGAAGATTGGGGCACCTGTGGGTCTAGAGCAGATGGTCATGTGTTCAGCGTATGTCATGTCCACAAAGATCGTGTCACCGCTCGGAACTATAGCCATCGCAGCCAACTCATTTGCGGTTACTGCGGAGAGCTTCTGCTACATGCCGGGGTACGGAGTACAGGCGGCAGCAACCACACTTGTGGGACAATGCGTGGGAGCCGGACAAAAACAGTTGTCCAGAAGGATGGCATGGATTACAATGGGATTAGGTGTGTCGGTTATGACTTTAGGCGGAGTTCTCATGTACATAGCAGCTCCGGCCATGATAGGTGTGCTGACACCGAACGAAGAGATAAGAAATCTAGGGGCGGCAGTGCTGAGGATAGAGGCATTTGCCGAACCATTTTATGCCGCATCCATAGTTGCATCGGGAGCACTCAGGGGAGCCGGGGACACTCTGGTCCCAAGCTGCATGAACTTTGCAAGTATGTGGTGTGTGCGGATACCGCTTGCAGCCATACTTGCACCTAGAGTCGGTCTCTACGGTGTGTGGATCGCCATGTGCGTGGAGCTCTGTTTCAGAGGAATCCTGTTCACCACAAGGCTTAAACGAGAAAGATGGATGCGGGTGTTTGACGAAAATTAA
- a CDS encoding AAA family ATPase, translating to MPVFDFSGSDNKNKNIVTYETFQSSERTATAEKPIMLLENSTRKWAHHSSGKFTNPIKRTAFEFDEVDGVQSADILKIDARFVSLLKWLGENHINVRLSGENRPEGYAVYKIRETEFGGGAKLSANDGFLQFMIERLLASDAPSEDEKSEEEEEEEALGDDMKLTSMQSIIDFMHCAGRTLPDNIRLWARRNLAVARSSEVSPEERRHAQRALSMAMNIRWKSNYFEAIDPDEARRILDEELYGMEKVKQRIIETIIQINRTHTLPAYGLLLCGPAGTGKSQIAYAVARILRLPWTTLDMSSINDPEQLTGSSRVYSNAKPGIIMEAFSQAGESNLVFIINELDKANSGKGNGNPADVLLTLLDNLGFTDNYMECMIPTNGVYPIATANDKENISKPIMSRFAVIDIPDYTPDEKKEIFNKFVLPKVLKRIGLEGSECIILPEGVDAVIKKCDGVTGIRDIEQAAEHIVAHALYQIEVNHVQSVTFDGGMIEELLS from the coding sequence ATGCCAGTATTTGATTTCAGCGGAAGTGACAACAAGAATAAGAACATAGTTACATATGAGACATTTCAGTCATCGGAAAGAACAGCCACAGCAGAGAAACCGATAATGCTTCTGGAGAACTCGACCAGGAAGTGGGCACACCACTCCAGCGGAAAGTTCACAAATCCGATCAAAAGGACAGCATTTGAATTTGACGAGGTGGACGGAGTCCAGTCCGCAGACATATTGAAGATAGATGCGAGATTTGTAAGCCTTCTCAAATGGCTCGGTGAGAATCACATCAATGTCCGTCTGTCGGGAGAGAACAGACCGGAGGGCTATGCGGTGTACAAGATAAGGGAGACCGAGTTCGGCGGCGGAGCAAAGCTGTCGGCAAATGATGGATTCCTCCAGTTCATGATAGAGCGACTTCTTGCAAGTGATGCCCCTTCAGAAGATGAGAAATCCGAGGAGGAAGAAGAGGAGGAGGCACTTGGCGATGACATGAAGCTCACAAGCATGCAGAGCATCATTGACTTCATGCACTGCGCCGGAAGAACGCTCCCTGACAATATAAGACTGTGGGCGAGAAGAAATCTTGCGGTTGCCAGATCCAGCGAGGTATCCCCGGAGGAGAGACGCCACGCGCAGAGAGCACTCTCCATGGCGATGAACATCAGGTGGAAGAGCAATTATTTTGAGGCGATAGATCCAGATGAGGCGAGAAGAATACTGGACGAAGAACTCTACGGAATGGAGAAGGTCAAGCAGAGGATCATCGAGACGATCATCCAGATCAACCGTACACATACACTTCCAGCATACGGACTTCTGCTCTGTGGACCTGCCGGAACGGGAAAGTCACAGATAGCCTACGCAGTTGCAAGAATACTGAGACTTCCATGGACTACCCTCGACATGAGTTCTATCAATGATCCAGAGCAGCTGACCGGAAGCTCAAGAGTATATTCAAATGCCAAGCCGGGAATCATCATGGAAGCATTTTCACAGGCGGGTGAGTCTAACCTTGTATTCATCATCAACGAGCTGGACAAGGCAAACTCCGGAAAGGGCAACGGTAATCCTGCGGATGTACTGTTGACACTGCTGGACAACCTGGGATTCACCGACAACTACATGGAGTGCATGATCCCGACAAACGGTGTATACCCTATAGCAACGGCAAATGATAAAGAGAATATCAGCAAGCCAATCATGTCGAGATTTGCAGTAATAGACATACCGGACTACACCCCGGACGAGAAGAAGGAGATATTCAACAAATTTGTTCTGCCTAAGGTTCTCAAGCGCATCGGACTTGAGGGAAGCGAGTGCATCATCCTTCCGGAAGGTGTGGATGCGGTCATAAAGAAGTGCGACGGCGTGACCGGAATCAGAGATATAGAGCAGGCTGCAGAGCACATAGTTGCACACGCACTCTACCAGATCGAGGTAAACCACGTCCAGAGCGTGACATTTGACGGTGGCATGATAGAGGAACTTTTGAGCTGA
- the hemL gene encoding glutamate-1-semialdehyde 2,1-aminomutase — MAMTNSQDLFEKSQKVIPGGVNSPVRAFGSVGRTPVFMKKAKGSHIFDEDGNSYVDYVCSWGPGILGHADDRVIDAVKAACDDGLTFGAPTRKELEIAELINELMPSMELTRMVNSGTEAVMSALRVARGFTGRDKIVKFRGCYHGHSDGLLVKAGSAALTQSVPDSLGVPKSYTQHTLIAEYNNEDSVKKLFEAEGKDIAAIVVEPVAANMGVVPPHDGFLQFLRDITNEYGSLLIFDEVITGFRLSLGGAQEYFGVKPDLTTLGKIVGGGMPVGAYGGRRDVMSMVAPLGGVYQAGTLSGNPIAMTAGLTTLRILQKEKDTIYPAIEKSTRQIADTVRSTFGDTVHVNQIGSLMSVFFTDQEVVDMDTSISSDTARYAKYFSYMLDNGIYLAPSQFEAMFVSYAHSKEDVSKTCELIKKYKEN; from the coding sequence ATGGCAATGACAAATTCACAGGATCTATTTGAGAAATCACAGAAGGTAATTCCAGGCGGCGTCAATTCACCGGTCAGGGCATTTGGCTCGGTGGGACGGACACCTGTATTTATGAAGAAAGCAAAAGGTTCACATATATTTGACGAGGATGGCAACTCCTATGTGGATTATGTCTGCTCCTGGGGCCCGGGAATTTTGGGGCATGCCGATGACAGAGTCATAGATGCGGTAAAGGCTGCTTGTGATGATGGACTTACATTTGGCGCACCGACAAGGAAAGAGCTCGAGATCGCAGAATTGATAAATGAGCTCATGCCGTCAATGGAGCTGACACGAATGGTCAACTCGGGAACAGAGGCGGTGATGAGTGCCCTCAGAGTGGCGAGGGGATTTACAGGCAGAGATAAGATTGTAAAGTTCCGCGGCTGCTATCACGGACACAGTGATGGACTTCTGGTCAAAGCAGGCTCGGCAGCACTTACACAGTCAGTTCCGGACAGTCTGGGAGTTCCAAAGTCGTATACACAGCATACACTCATAGCTGAGTATAACAACGAGGACAGCGTAAAGAAGTTATTTGAGGCGGAGGGCAAAGACATTGCCGCAATCGTGGTCGAGCCGGTTGCCGCAAATATGGGAGTTGTCCCACCGCATGATGGATTCCTTCAGTTCCTCAGGGACATAACAAATGAGTACGGCTCACTTCTTATATTTGATGAGGTCATCACAGGTTTCAGACTCAGCCTTGGCGGTGCCCAGGAATACTTCGGGGTAAAGCCTGATCTCACAACACTTGGCAAGATAGTTGGAGGCGGAATGCCGGTGGGAGCATACGGCGGACGCCGCGATGTCATGAGCATGGTGGCACCACTTGGCGGAGTATACCAGGCGGGAACTCTGTCGGGCAATCCGATTGCCATGACAGCCGGACTCACAACGCTCCGCATACTCCAGAAGGAAAAGGATACAATATATCCGGCGATAGAAAAGAGCACAAGGCAGATAGCCGACACAGTCAGAAGCACATTTGGCGACACAGTCCATGTCAACCAGATAGGCTCACTGATGAGCGTATTCTTCACAGATCAGGAAGTAGTGGATATGGACACGTCAATATCCAGCGACACCGCAAGGTATGCAAAGTATTTCTCATACATGCTGGACAACGGAATCTATCTTGCACCATCACAGTTCGAGGCAATGTTCGTGTCCTACGCACACAGCAAGGAAGACGTGTCCAAAACCTGTGAGCTGATAAAGAAATACAAAGAGAACTAG
- a CDS encoding tRNA threonylcarbamoyladenosine dehydratase, protein MLTQFSRTELLFGKEAMDKLAGSKVAVFGIGGVGGYVCEALVRSGVGAFDLIDDDKVCLTNLNRQIIATRSTVGKYKTDVMRDRMLDINPNVEVEVHKCFFLPENADDFPWDSYDYVVDAVDTVTAKIALVMKCKEKNIPIISSMGAGNKLDGSQFKVADIYKTKVCPLAKVMRRELKKRGVKKLKVVYSEEIPTRPIEDMAISCRNNCICPPGAEHKCTERRDIPGSVAFVPSVAGLIIAGEVAKDLIRR, encoded by the coding sequence ATGTTAACACAGTTTTCGAGAACAGAGCTGCTATTTGGCAAGGAAGCCATGGACAAGCTGGCAGGCTCTAAGGTAGCGGTATTTGGAATAGGCGGAGTTGGCGGTTATGTATGCGAGGCGCTGGTAAGGAGCGGCGTCGGAGCATTTGACCTGATAGATGACGACAAGGTGTGTCTGACCAATCTCAACAGACAGATCATAGCGACAAGGAGCACGGTTGGAAAGTATAAGACCGATGTTATGAGGGACAGGATGCTTGACATCAATCCAAATGTGGAGGTTGAGGTACACAAATGTTTCTTCCTTCCGGAAAATGCGGATGACTTCCCTTGGGACAGCTACGACTACGTAGTCGATGCGGTGGACACCGTGACAGCCAAGATTGCTCTTGTCATGAAGTGCAAGGAGAAGAATATCCCGATCATCAGCAGCATGGGTGCGGGAAACAAGCTTGACGGAAGCCAGTTCAAGGTTGCAGATATATACAAGACAAAGGTGTGTCCGCTTGCGAAGGTCATGAGAAGAGAGCTGAAGAAGAGGGGCGTCAAGAAACTCAAGGTCGTATACTCGGAAGAGATTCCGACAAGGCCGATCGAAGATATGGCGATAAGCTGCAGAAACAACTGCATTTGTCCTCCGGGTGCAGAACACAAATGTACAGAGCGCAGAGACATCCCGGGCAGCGTGGCATTTGTGCCATCAGTCGCAGGGCTTATAATAGCCGGTGAGGTGGCAAAGGATCTCATCAGGAGGTAA
- a CDS encoding MalY/PatB family protein, with product MKFDFDKVIDRRGTGSLKWDVPENELPMWVADMDFQTAPCIREALAARVEHGIFGYSIIPDEWADAYVNWWGNRHGFAIDRDWLVFCSGVIPAISTAVRKLTTPAENVVVQTPVYNIFFNSIYNNGRNILESPLKYDGDGYAMDFEDLEAKLADPQTSLMILCNPQNPAGKIWDKETLAHVGELCAKYGVTVISDEIHCDLTDPGKEYVPFATASDTCRDISVTCIAPTKTFNIAGIQTAAIVVPDKFLRHKMWRGLNTDEVAEPNAFAVDAAIAAFTQGGEWLDSLRQYLYENKQYVRKFIDEKVPGIKVVYSEATYLLWLDCSGICGAAGEDGNAKALSKFIRKNTGLYMSPGLSYGKNGKAFIRLNIACPRSTVEDGMRRLVKGVSDFKKGDIDE from the coding sequence ATGAAGTTTGATTTTGACAAGGTTATAGACAGACGCGGTACAGGCTCCCTGAAGTGGGACGTGCCGGAAAACGAACTGCCAATGTGGGTGGCAGACATGGACTTTCAGACGGCTCCGTGTATCAGGGAGGCACTGGCAGCCCGGGTTGAGCACGGAATATTCGGATATTCTATCATCCCGGACGAGTGGGCAGATGCCTACGTGAACTGGTGGGGCAACAGACACGGATTTGCGATAGACAGGGACTGGCTGGTGTTCTGCTCCGGAGTCATCCCAGCCATATCAACGGCGGTGAGAAAGCTCACCACACCCGCAGAGAATGTTGTAGTGCAGACCCCTGTCTACAATATTTTCTTCAATTCTATATACAACAATGGGCGAAATATATTGGAAAGCCCTCTGAAATACGACGGCGATGGATATGCCATGGACTTTGAAGATCTTGAGGCAAAGCTTGCAGATCCACAGACCAGCCTCATGATACTCTGCAATCCACAGAATCCTGCGGGGAAGATCTGGGATAAGGAGACACTTGCCCATGTGGGAGAGCTATGCGCAAAGTATGGTGTGACGGTCATCTCGGATGAGATACACTGCGATCTCACCGATCCTGGAAAGGAGTATGTGCCATTTGCCACGGCATCTGACACATGCAGGGATATAAGCGTGACCTGTATTGCGCCGACAAAGACCTTCAACATAGCCGGAATCCAGACTGCGGCCATTGTGGTTCCGGATAAATTCCTGAGACACAAGATGTGGAGAGGTCTGAACACAGATGAGGTAGCCGAGCCAAATGCATTTGCGGTGGATGCGGCGATAGCAGCATTTACACAAGGCGGCGAGTGGCTGGACAGTCTCAGACAGTATCTTTATGAGAACAAGCAGTATGTCAGGAAGTTTATAGATGAAAAAGTGCCGGGTATAAAGGTGGTGTATTCGGAGGCCACATATCTGCTCTGGCTTGATTGCAGCGGAATCTGCGGCGCTGCCGGCGAAGACGGCAATGCCAAGGCTCTGTCGAAATTCATCAGGAAGAACACAGGGCTCTATATGTCGCCGGGACTTTCGTATGGCAAGAACGGAAAAGCATTTATCAGACTTAACATTGCATGTCCAAGATCAACCGTGGAAGACGGTATGAGGAGACTTGTCAAGGGTGTCAGTGATTTTAAAAAAGGAGATATAGATGAGTAG
- a CDS encoding RrF2 family transcriptional regulator codes for MLISSKGQYALRLMVDISINSGSTVTVKAVARRCGLSDKYLEQVTSSLLKAGYLRSVRGPRGGYRLNTPAEEITVGMVLREIEGRISPIDNRVDEDGDTNMVMNDVIGEVWDDLETAINNVLDNKTIADLTREYSDRIGYMYSI; via the coding sequence ATGTTAATATCATCAAAGGGACAATATGCATTGAGACTCATGGTAGATATATCGATAAACAGTGGCAGCACGGTTACTGTCAAAGCCGTAGCCAGAAGATGTGGATTGTCTGACAAATATCTTGAGCAGGTTACATCTTCTCTGCTAAAGGCAGGATATTTAAGGAGCGTGAGAGGCCCGAGGGGCGGTTACCGTCTGAACACGCCGGCGGAGGAGATCACGGTTGGGATGGTGCTGAGGGAGATTGAGGGCAGGATATCACCGATCGATAATCGAGTTGATGAGGATGGCGACACCAACATGGTCATGAACGATGTCATCGGAGAGGTGTGGGATGACCTTGAGACTGCCATCAACAATGTCCTTGATAACAAAACCATCGCCGATCTTACCCGGGAGTACAGTGACCGGATCGGATACATGTACTCAATATAA